From the Pedobacter cryoconitis genome, one window contains:
- a CDS encoding pyrimidine/purine nucleoside phosphorylase gives MSDPINTTVVNETVAHNVYFEGKVQSLGLETEKGKATLGVMKKGTYVFSTSSPEKMIVISGSMKVKLTDEYQVYNAQEEFDVVSGTSFEVICDQDVAYLCYYG, from the coding sequence ATGAGTGATCCGATTAATACTACTGTTGTCAATGAAACAGTAGCCCACAATGTTTATTTTGAAGGTAAAGTTCAAAGCCTTGGACTGGAAACTGAGAAAGGTAAAGCTACACTTGGAGTGATGAAGAAAGGAACCTATGTTTTTTCAACTTCTTCACCAGAAAAGATGATCGTGATCTCTGGTAGTATGAAAGTAAAGTTAACTGATGAGTATCAGGTTTATAACGCGCAGGAAGAATTTGATGTTGTTTCAGGTACCTCTTTTGAGGTGATTTGCGATCAGGATGTAGCTTATTTGTGCTATTACGGATAA